Proteins encoded by one window of Companilactobacillus ginsenosidimutans:
- a CDS encoding quinone oxidoreductase family protein, giving the protein MKAAYIEKTGSPENIIIGDLLNPVVNPEEVLVKVEAVSVNHADTFVRSGAFKTGMNFPFVLGRDAVGTVEQLGKKVTDFQIGDKVWTNSMGYDGRQGTTSELISVPINRLYKIPTGVDMLKLVATVHSSATAVILLNDVLQVESGKNLLIEGAAGHVGTKLASLGILMGLNITTTSSPDYFQKIQNLGVTDCRDYHENISDIHSTFDYIVDTSGRVSLEDNLDNLKLGGKIGLITAPSSNKFTFSVRDFYMNLKAIQGFVISHATVDQLYGAAQLINKYVKNQFLLDDDILTLPFSEAAQAHKMLEGNTNHKQRIILTF; this is encoded by the coding sequence ATGAAAGCAGCATATATTGAAAAAACAGGATCACCGGAGAATATAATAATTGGCGACTTATTAAATCCAGTAGTTAATCCCGAGGAAGTATTAGTAAAAGTGGAAGCAGTTTCTGTTAATCACGCGGATACATTTGTTAGATCAGGAGCATTTAAGACTGGTATGAACTTTCCATTTGTTTTAGGAAGAGATGCTGTAGGGACCGTGGAACAACTGGGCAAAAAGGTAACAGACTTCCAAATTGGTGATAAAGTTTGGACGAATAGCATGGGCTATGATGGACGACAAGGAACAACAAGTGAATTAATTTCGGTTCCAATCAACCGATTGTATAAGATTCCTACAGGTGTGGATATGTTAAAGCTCGTTGCTACAGTTCACTCATCAGCTACGGCAGTAATTCTTTTAAATGATGTTCTCCAGGTCGAATCAGGCAAAAATTTATTGATTGAGGGTGCTGCTGGTCATGTTGGAACTAAACTTGCATCATTGGGAATTTTGATGGGATTAAATATAACAACGACTAGTAGTCCGGATTATTTCCAAAAAATTCAAAACTTGGGGGTTACCGATTGTCGTGATTATCATGAGAATATTAGTGATATTCATAGTACCTTCGACTACATAGTCGATACCTCTGGGCGGGTATCACTTGAAGATAACTTAGATAATTTGAAGCTTGGAGGGAAGATTGGACTTATAACAGCACCGTCGTCAAATAAGTTCACTTTTTCTGTTAGAGATTTTTACATGAATTTGAAAGCAATTCAAGGTTTTGTTATCAGTCATGCAACTGTAGATCAACTTTACGGTGCAGCACAATTGATAAATAAATACGTGAAAAACCAATTTTTACTAGACGATGATATTTTGACTTTACCTTTTTCTGAAGCAGCACAAGCACACAAAATGTTGGAGGGCAATACAAATCACAAACAACGAATTATATTAACTTTTTAG
- the lepA gene encoding translation elongation factor 4, translated as MDLDKLRERQKNIRNFSIVAHIDHGKSTIADRILERTKTIAKRDMKAQVLDDMDLERERGITIKLNAVELEYEAKDGETYIFHLIDTPGHVDFSYEVSRSLAACEGALLIVDAAQGVEAQTLANTYLAIDNDLEIVPVINKIDLPSAEPDKVKEEIEEMIGIDADDAVLTSAKTGVGIDELIERIVTDVPAPEGEIDAPLKALIFDSVYDSYRGVVLNVRLFEGVVKPGDEIEIMNNGKKFEVTEVGVMSPKAVKREYLMAGDVGYITASIKSVKDTQVGDTVTLADNPTAEPLAGYRQSTPMVYAGMYPVDNGKYEDLREALEKLQLNDAALEYEPESSQALGFGFRCGFLGLLHMDVIQERLEREFDLDLIITSPSVDYHVTKTDGEEIVVDNPAELPETSEIQEIREPYVRAEIMVPEDYVGPVMELCQRKRGEFVTMDYLDKYRVNVIYKLPLLEIIFDFFDDLKSNTKGYASLDYQVEDYEGSELVKMDILLNGEPVDALSFIVHKDFAFQRGRDIVSKLKEVIPRQMFEIPIQAAIGNKIVARATVKAYRKDVTAKLYGGDRTRRDKLLNKQKAGKKRMKEVGKVSIPQEAFMSVLNLNRGKETDTNSK; from the coding sequence ATGGACTTAGATAAATTAAGAGAAAGACAAAAAAATATCCGTAACTTTTCAATTGTTGCGCATATTGACCATGGTAAATCAACGATTGCTGATCGTATTCTAGAACGCACAAAAACCATTGCCAAACGTGATATGAAGGCTCAGGTTCTGGACGACATGGATTTGGAACGTGAGCGTGGAATTACAATTAAATTGAATGCAGTTGAACTTGAGTATGAAGCAAAAGATGGTGAAACTTATATTTTCCATTTGATCGATACTCCTGGACATGTCGATTTTTCATACGAAGTTTCTAGATCATTAGCTGCCTGTGAAGGTGCGCTACTAATTGTTGATGCTGCTCAAGGTGTTGAGGCACAAACATTGGCTAACACTTATTTGGCGATTGATAATGACCTTGAGATCGTTCCAGTTATCAATAAAATTGATCTTCCTTCCGCTGAGCCTGACAAGGTAAAAGAAGAGATTGAAGAAATGATAGGTATTGATGCGGATGACGCTGTTTTAACCAGTGCAAAGACTGGTGTTGGTATCGATGAGTTAATCGAAAGAATCGTCACTGATGTACCAGCTCCAGAAGGCGAAATCGATGCACCATTGAAAGCCTTAATTTTTGATTCGGTTTACGATAGTTATCGCGGTGTTGTTTTAAATGTTCGCTTATTTGAGGGTGTTGTTAAGCCTGGTGACGAAATTGAAATTATGAACAACGGTAAGAAGTTTGAAGTAACAGAAGTTGGTGTAATGTCACCTAAAGCTGTTAAACGTGAGTACTTAATGGCTGGGGATGTTGGCTATATTACTGCCAGTATCAAATCAGTTAAAGACACTCAAGTTGGTGATACCGTTACTTTAGCTGATAATCCAACTGCAGAACCATTAGCAGGATATCGTCAAAGTACGCCAATGGTTTATGCAGGTATGTATCCCGTTGATAATGGAAAATACGAAGATTTGCGTGAAGCACTTGAAAAATTACAATTAAATGATGCTGCTTTGGAATATGAACCAGAGTCATCTCAAGCATTAGGCTTCGGGTTCCGTTGTGGATTCTTAGGCTTGTTGCATATGGATGTTATTCAAGAGCGGCTTGAACGTGAGTTTGATTTGGACTTGATTATTACATCTCCATCAGTTGATTATCATGTTACCAAAACTGATGGCGAAGAAATTGTCGTCGATAATCCTGCTGAGTTGCCTGAGACTTCGGAAATTCAAGAAATTCGCGAACCATATGTACGTGCGGAAATTATGGTTCCAGAAGATTACGTTGGCCCTGTAATGGAGTTATGTCAGCGTAAACGTGGTGAGTTTGTAACCATGGATTATTTGGATAAATATCGTGTGAATGTTATTTATAAATTGCCATTGCTAGAAATCATTTTCGATTTCTTTGATGATTTGAAGTCAAACACAAAAGGATATGCATCCTTAGATTATCAAGTCGAAGATTACGAAGGCAGTGAACTTGTTAAAATGGATATTTTGCTGAATGGTGAGCCAGTTGATGCCTTGAGTTTCATTGTCCACAAAGATTTTGCTTTCCAAAGAGGACGAGACATCGTTTCTAAGCTTAAAGAAGTTATTCCAAGACAAATGTTTGAGATTCCAATTCAAGCAGCCATTGGTAATAAGATCGTAGCTCGTGCAACCGTTAAGGCCTATCGTAAGGATGTTACGGCTAAACTCTATGGTGGTGACAGAACTAGACGTGACAAGCTGTTGAACAAACAAAAAGCTGGTAAGAAGCGTATGAAGGAAGTTGGAAAAGTTTCAATTCCTCAAGAAGCGTTTATGTCGGTTCTTAACCTGAACAGAGGAAAAGAAACAGACACAAATTCTAAATAG
- the dnaK gene encoding molecular chaperone DnaK produces MSKVIGIDLGTTNSAVAVLEGGSPKIIANPEGARTTPSVVAFKDGEIQVGEVAKRQAITNPDTVASIKRHMGEAGYKVTVAGKSYTPQEISAMILQYIKKFSEDYLGEDVTDAVVTVPAYFNDSQRQATKDAGKIAGLNVKRIVNEPTASALAYGLDNDKGDEKILVYDLGGGTFDVSILELGDGVFEVLSTNGDTKLGGDDFDKHIMDWLVSQFKAKNGVDLSQDKMALQRLKDAAEKAKKDLSGVSQTSISLPFISSGDNGPLHLEETLTRAKFDELTADLVERTKAPVDNALKDAGLTTADIDKVILNGGSTRTPAVQAAVEKWTGKTPDHSINPDEAVALGAAIQGGVISGDVKDVVLLDVTPLSLGIETMGGVFTKLIDRNTTIPTSKSQTFSTAADNQSAVDIHVMQGERPMAADNKTLGRFQLTDIPAAPRGVPQIEVKFDIDKNGIVNVSAKDLGTNKEQKITIKSSSGLSDEEIDQMMKEAKEHESEDNKRKEEVDVKNDVEQALFSSEKTLKDVKGKVSDEEIKKAEDARDALKKAQDSGDIEEMKSKRDDLNKVIQDLSVKLYQQAQEAQGGAQGAGAQGGAGATGAEGTDKKSDDGKTVDGDFKEVDPDKDKK; encoded by the coding sequence ATGTCTAAAGTTATTGGTATTGATTTGGGTACTACAAACTCAGCTGTTGCTGTTCTTGAAGGTGGTTCTCCAAAAATTATTGCTAACCCTGAGGGTGCAAGAACAACTCCTTCTGTTGTTGCTTTTAAAGATGGTGAAATTCAAGTTGGTGAAGTAGCTAAAAGACAAGCTATCACAAACCCTGATACAGTTGCATCAATCAAAAGACACATGGGTGAAGCAGGTTACAAAGTAACTGTTGCTGGTAAGTCATACACACCACAAGAAATTTCAGCCATGATTCTTCAATATATCAAGAAGTTTTCTGAAGATTATTTGGGTGAAGATGTTACAGATGCTGTTGTTACAGTTCCTGCATACTTCAATGATTCACAAAGACAAGCTACAAAAGATGCTGGTAAAATTGCTGGTTTAAACGTTAAACGAATTGTTAACGAACCAACAGCTTCAGCACTTGCTTATGGCCTTGATAATGACAAAGGTGATGAAAAGATCCTTGTTTATGACCTTGGTGGTGGTACATTTGATGTTTCTATTCTTGAATTAGGAGACGGAGTTTTCGAAGTACTTTCAACAAATGGTGATACAAAACTTGGTGGTGATGACTTTGATAAGCACATCATGGATTGGTTAGTTTCACAGTTCAAAGCTAAGAATGGCGTTGACTTGTCACAAGACAAGATGGCTCTTCAAAGATTAAAGGATGCTGCTGAAAAAGCTAAGAAAGATTTGTCTGGTGTAAGCCAAACTTCAATCAGCTTGCCATTTATTTCTTCAGGTGATAATGGTCCACTTCACTTGGAAGAAACATTAACACGTGCCAAGTTTGATGAATTAACAGCTGACCTTGTTGAAAGAACTAAGGCTCCTGTTGACAATGCTCTTAAAGATGCTGGATTAACAACAGCTGATATTGATAAAGTTATCTTGAATGGTGGTTCAACACGTACACCAGCTGTTCAAGCTGCTGTTGAAAAATGGACAGGAAAGACACCTGACCACTCAATCAACCCTGATGAAGCTGTTGCTTTAGGTGCTGCTATTCAAGGTGGTGTTATCTCTGGTGATGTTAAGGATGTTGTTTTACTTGATGTTACTCCATTGTCACTTGGTATCGAAACAATGGGTGGTGTATTCACTAAGTTAATCGATAGAAATACAACTATTCCAACAAGCAAGTCACAAACATTCTCAACTGCTGCTGATAATCAAAGTGCTGTAGATATTCACGTTATGCAAGGTGAACGTCCAATGGCCGCTGATAACAAGACATTAGGTCGTTTCCAATTAACTGACATTCCTGCTGCACCAAGAGGTGTACCTCAGATTGAAGTTAAATTTGATATCGATAAAAATGGTATCGTAAATGTTTCCGCTAAAGATCTTGGTACTAACAAGGAACAAAAGATTACTATCAAGAGTTCATCAGGTTTGAGTGATGAAGAAATCGATCAAATGATGAAAGAAGCTAAGGAACACGAATCTGAAGATAATAAACGTAAGGAAGAAGTCGACGTTAAGAACGATGTTGAACAAGCATTATTCTCATCAGAAAAGACTCTTAAAGACGTTAAGGGTAAAGTTTCAGACGAAGAGATCAAGAAGGCTGAAGATGCTCGTGATGCTTTAAAGAAAGCTCAAGATTCTGGCGACATCGAAGAAATGAAGTCAAAACGTGATGATTTGAATAAGGTTATCCAAGATCTTTCTGTTAAACTTTATCAACAAGCACAAGAAGCTCAAGGTGGAGCCCAAGGTGCCGGTGCTCAAGGTGGTGCTGGAGCAACAGGTGCTGAAGGTACAGACAAGAAATCAGACGACGGCAAAACCGTTGATGGTGATTTCAAAGAAGTAGATCCTGACAAAGATAAAAAATAA
- the grpE gene encoding nucleotide exchange factor GrpE encodes MADKEKDQKAKTSQEDVETKEAPKKEDVSKDSKKESKKTSKAGSEAEQLIKEVADLKKKNDELEDKYIRSQAEIQNMANRQKKEIAGLIKYDGQKLAKEILPVLDNLERALQVDVTDETGKQLKKGVEMVQQHMVKAVEDNNVTAVDNVGEKFDPADSQAVQTVPADKDHPADTVVQVLQKGYKLNDRVLRPAMVVVAK; translated from the coding sequence ATGGCAGATAAAGAAAAAGACCAAAAAGCGAAAACTTCTCAAGAAGATGTGGAAACTAAAGAAGCTCCTAAAAAAGAGGATGTTTCAAAAGATTCTAAAAAGGAATCGAAAAAAACTAGTAAGGCTGGATCTGAAGCTGAACAATTAATTAAAGAAGTTGCAGATCTCAAGAAAAAGAACGACGAATTGGAAGATAAATATATTCGTAGTCAAGCTGAAATTCAAAATATGGCAAACCGTCAAAAGAAAGAAATTGCTGGTTTGATTAAATATGATGGTCAAAAGCTGGCTAAGGAAATTCTTCCTGTTCTTGACAATCTGGAACGCGCTTTGCAAGTTGATGTTACCGATGAAACTGGTAAGCAACTTAAAAAGGGTGTTGAGATGGTTCAACAACATATGGTTAAGGCAGTTGAGGATAATAACGTAACGGCCGTCGATAATGTTGGCGAAAAATTTGATCCTGCCGATAGTCAAGCAGTTCAAACTGTTCCTGCAGATAAAGATCATCCTGCTGATACAGTTGTTCAAGTTTTACAAAAGGGATATAAACTCAATGATCGAGTTTTACGTCCTGCAATGGTAGTAGTTGCAAAATAA
- the dnaJ gene encoding molecular chaperone DnaJ, protein MADRDPYDVLGVDKDASQDDIKHAFRGLSKKYHPDINKAPDAEAKFKEINDAYETLKDPQKRAQYDQYGSAGMNGSQGFGGGGFGGAGGEGFGGFEDIFSQFFGGGTARQNPNSPRQGSDLQYRMDLTFEEGVFGKETTISYNREEKCATCGGNGAKPGTEPVTCSKCHGSGYMEVDRQTPLGRMRTRVVCDVCGGTGKEIKEKCDTCHGKGKVNEKHTLKVTVPAGVEDGQQMRLDGQGEAGENGGPYGDLYIVFRVSTSREFTRDGSTIFTSVNISFPQAALGDEIDVNTVHGPVKLTVPSGTQTGTSFRLKGKGAPVLNSKNIGDEKVTVNIVTPRKLSGEQKDALKKFSEAGGNKIREKDSNFFNKVKDAFKGE, encoded by the coding sequence ATGGCTGACAGAGATCCATATGATGTTCTGGGTGTCGACAAAGACGCTTCGCAAGATGATATAAAACATGCATTTAGAGGACTTTCAAAAAAATATCATCCAGATATTAATAAAGCTCCAGATGCTGAAGCAAAGTTTAAAGAAATTAATGATGCATACGAAACTCTAAAGGATCCTCAAAAACGTGCACAGTATGATCAATATGGATCTGCTGGTATGAATGGTAGTCAAGGATTCGGCGGTGGTGGTTTCGGTGGCGCCGGCGGTGAAGGATTTGGCGGATTTGAAGATATCTTTAGTCAATTCTTCGGTGGCGGAACTGCTAGACAAAACCCTAATTCTCCAAGACAAGGTTCTGACCTGCAATACAGAATGGACCTAACTTTTGAGGAAGGTGTTTTTGGTAAAGAAACAACTATCTCATATAATCGTGAAGAAAAATGTGCAACTTGTGGCGGTAACGGTGCTAAGCCAGGCACTGAACCAGTTACTTGTAGCAAATGTCATGGTTCAGGATACATGGAAGTAGACCGTCAAACACCACTTGGGCGTATGCGTACACGTGTTGTCTGTGATGTCTGTGGTGGTACAGGTAAGGAAATCAAAGAAAAATGTGATACTTGCCATGGTAAGGGTAAAGTTAATGAAAAACATACTCTTAAAGTTACTGTTCCTGCGGGTGTTGAAGATGGCCAACAAATGCGATTAGATGGCCAAGGTGAAGCCGGTGAAAACGGTGGACCATACGGTGATCTATACATCGTATTTAGAGTGTCAACGAGTCGAGAGTTTACTCGTGATGGATCGACTATTTTTACTTCAGTAAATATTAGTTTCCCACAAGCTGCTTTAGGTGATGAAATCGATGTTAATACTGTTCATGGTCCAGTCAAATTGACTGTTCCAAGTGGTACCCAAACAGGAACTTCATTTAGATTAAAGGGTAAGGGTGCGCCAGTTCTTAACAGTAAGAATATTGGTGATGAAAAAGTCACAGTAAACATTGTTACACCAAGAAAACTTTCTGGTGAACAAAAAGATGCCTTGAAGAAATTCTCTGAAGCGGGTGGAAATAAAATCCGTGAAAAGGATAGTAACTTCTTCAATAAAGTTAAAGATGCATTTAAAGGTGAATAA